Proteins from a genomic interval of Capsicum annuum cultivar UCD-10X-F1 chromosome 4, UCD10Xv1.1, whole genome shotgun sequence:
- the LOC107869643 gene encoding uncharacterized protein LOC107869643 — protein MSIKPTVALRAILIGGIAAFAKIGGAVKAAGGVKLGAAAAAMTAAATAAVSGSKKEEK, from the coding sequence ATGAGTATAAAACCAACCGTTGCATTGAGAGCCATCCTCATCGGAGGAATAGCTGCTTTTGCAAAAATTGGTGGTGCTGTTAAAGCTGCAGGAGGTGTAAAATTAGGTGCAGCTGCCGCTGCCATGACTGCTGCTGCAACAGCAGCCGTATCAGGatcaaaaaaggaagaaaagtag
- the LOC107868827 gene encoding uncharacterized protein LOC107868827 has product MDREQEEMQFLGLFDIYIEAYKVIYQWRKIFSQITLSLILPMSFIFLAHMEVYHLFFSDLNHSEFQLEHTHTGTAKYNKISDHINKELTSLWLFIIVYFTILIIFSLLSTSAVVYTIASIYTSREIGFMKVMSVVPKVWKRVMVTFLCAFLCFFVYNLVAFFVLAIWFVWAFSMQGENDGLAKFIFVIMAIVYVVGSVYLSVIWHLATVITVLEDSYGMKAMLKSKDLLKGKMRIALVFFFKLNLSLGVLNFIFKKFVVHGGNHHMHLGMLYRVAVGFLCFLLVLTLILFGLVIQTIIYFVCKSYHHENIDKSALSDHLEVYLGEYVSLKSSDVQMESYEV; this is encoded by the coding sequence ATGGATAGAGAACAAGAAGAGATGCAATTTCTAGGCCTCTTTGATATATACATAGAAGCCTACAAAGTCATCTACCAATGGAGGAAAATTTTCAGCCAAATCACCCTATCGTTGATCCTTCCTATGTCCTTCATCTTCTTAGCTCACATGGAAGTTTACCATCTTTTCTTCTCTGACCTTAACCATTCTGAGTTTCAGCTCGAACACACTCACACGGGCACTGCGAAATACAACAAGATCTCTGATCACATAAATAAAGAGCTAACCTCTCTATGGCTTTTCATAATTGTCTATTTCACTATCCTCATCATCTTCTCCCTTCTTTCCACCTCTGCTGTGGTTTACACAATTGCTTCCATATACACGTCACGTGAAATCGGCTTCATGAAAGTTATGAGCGTTGTCCCCAAAGTTTGGAAGAGGGTTATGGTGACTTTCTTGTGTGCTTTCCTTTGTTTCTTTGTATACAACCTTGTTGCCTTCTTTGTCTTAGCTATTTGGTTTGTATGGGCTTTCAGCATGCAGGGTGAAAATGACGGTCTTGCTAAGTTTATTTTCGTGATCATGGCGATTGTTTATGTTGTTGGATCCGTGTACCTGTCGGTTATATGGCACTTAGCTACTGTGATAACCGTATTAGAGGATTCATATGGGATGAAAGCCATGCTCAAAAGCAAGGATTTGTTGAAGGGGAAGATGAGAATAGCCTTGGTTTTCTTTTTCAAGCTCAATCTCTCACTTGGTGTCTTGAACTTTATTTTCAAGAAGTTTGTGGTACATGGTGGGAACCATCATATGCATCTAGGGATGTTGTATAGGGTAGCGGTAGggtttctttgttttctcttagTGTTAACGTTGATACTCTTTGGTTTGGTGATTCAAACAATCATTTACTTTGTCTGCAAGTCCTATCACCATGAGAACATTGACAAGTCTGCACTTTCTGATCATCTTGAAGTTTATTTGGGAGAGTATGTATCTTTGAAGTCCAGCGATGTGCAAATGGAGAGTTATGAAGTTTAA